In bacterium YEK0313, one genomic interval encodes:
- a CDS encoding Cysteine-rich secretory protein family protein: MAERELKATDRILGRRQIVIGGGSLLILSACSAPPPPTPPGQPSFYRNLAEAGARVDAAMAAEMITGYRRNNGRGPLAVDPVLMRIAEAQASAMARADQVGVRTGTVGARLNAQGYAHGAAVENTSAGYMTLAEAFSGWRDSPPHRANMLHPAVTRLGLATGYRPGSRYRVFWALVLAQPTGAA; the protein is encoded by the coding sequence ATGGCTGAACGTGAGCTGAAGGCGACGGACAGGATCCTGGGACGTCGCCAGATCGTGATCGGCGGCGGATCGCTGCTCATTCTGTCGGCCTGTTCCGCGCCGCCGCCACCGACGCCGCCGGGGCAGCCGAGCTTCTATCGCAATCTTGCCGAAGCCGGCGCGCGGGTGGATGCGGCCATGGCCGCCGAGATGATCACCGGCTACCGGCGCAACAACGGCCGTGGCCCGCTGGCCGTCGATCCGGTGCTGATGCGGATCGCGGAGGCGCAGGCAAGCGCCATGGCGCGGGCCGACCAGGTCGGCGTCAGGACCGGCACGGTCGGTGCCCGGCTCAATGCCCAGGGCTATGCCCATGGCGCGGCGGTGGAGAACACCTCCGCCGGCTACATGACGCTCGCCGAGGCCTTTTCCGGCTGGCGCGATTCGCCGCCGCACCGGGCCAACATGCTGCACCCGGCGGTGACCCGGCTCGGCCTTGCCACCGGCTACCGCCCGGGCTCGCGCTACCGGGTGTTCTGGGCGCTGGTGCTCGCGCAGCCGACCGGCGCGGCCTGA
- the acnA gene encoding Aconitate hydratase 1 produces MSLDSFKARKTLKVGTKSYIYYSLKDAEKNGLKGIAALPFSMKVLLENLLRAEDGRSVTKADIQAVAAWLKDKGKAGKEIAFRPARVLMQDFTGVPAVVDLAAMRDAMKALGGDPQKINPLVPVDLVIDHSVIVDEFGSAKAFKKNVDLEYQRNGERYRFLKWGQQAFKNFSVVPPGTGICHQVNLEYLAQTVWTRKEKVTRVVGGKKKSETVEVAYPDTLVGTDSHTTMVNGLAVLGWGVGGIEAEAAMLGQPQSMLLPEVIGFKLTGKLKEGVTATDLVLTVTQMLRKKGVVGKFVEFFGNGLNNMTLADRATIANMAPEYGATCGFFPIDEETLNYLTTSGRKSQRIALVEKYAKAQGLFRTRTTPDPVFTDTLELDLGTVVPSMAGPKRPEGRVALEAVGAGFAAAMETDYKKAAEISRRVKVEGRDFTLGHGDVAIAAITSCTNTSNPAVLFAAGLLARNAVARGLKTKPWVKTSLAPGSQVVADYLANSGLQKDLDKLGFNLVGFGCTTCIGNSGPLPAEISKAINDQGLIAAAVLSGNRNFEGRVSPDVQANYLASPPLVVAYALAGSVQLDLTKDPLGTDKKGQPVYLKDIWPSSKEIQAFIAKNVTKKLFKEKYADVFKGDANWAKVKAPVGQTYSWDDKSTYVQNPPYFVGMGMKPAAISDIKGARILGLFGDKITTDHISPAGSIKAASPAGKYLIDHKVEVADFNQYGTRRGNHEVMMRGTFANIRIRNFMMGPNGREGGYTIHYPSKEEMPIYDAAMKYRQEKVPLVVFAGVEYGNGSSRDWAAKGTNLLGVRAVIAQSFERIHRSNLVGMGIVPFTLEEGTTWASLGLKGDETVTIHGLETVKPRQKMEAEVTFSDGKVKKVPILCRIDTLDEIDYFKNGGILQYVLRDLAA; encoded by the coding sequence ATGTCGCTCGACAGCTTCAAGGCCCGCAAGACGCTCAAGGTCGGTACCAAGAGCTACATCTATTACAGTCTGAAGGATGCCGAGAAGAACGGGCTGAAGGGGATTGCGGCGCTGCCTTTCTCGATGAAGGTGCTGCTCGAGAACCTGCTGCGCGCCGAGGACGGCCGCTCGGTCACCAAGGCCGACATCCAGGCGGTGGCCGCCTGGCTGAAGGACAAGGGCAAGGCCGGCAAGGAAATCGCCTTCCGCCCGGCGCGCGTGCTGATGCAGGACTTCACCGGCGTTCCGGCGGTGGTCGACCTCGCCGCCATGCGCGATGCGATGAAGGCGCTCGGCGGCGATCCGCAGAAGATCAACCCGCTGGTGCCGGTCGATCTCGTCATCGACCATTCGGTGATCGTCGACGAGTTCGGTTCGGCCAAGGCCTTCAAGAAGAACGTCGACCTCGAATATCAGCGCAACGGCGAGCGCTACCGCTTCCTGAAATGGGGCCAGCAGGCGTTCAAGAACTTCTCGGTGGTGCCGCCCGGCACCGGCATCTGCCACCAGGTGAACCTGGAATATCTCGCCCAGACGGTCTGGACCCGCAAGGAGAAGGTGACGCGCGTCGTCGGCGGCAAGAAGAAGTCGGAGACGGTCGAGGTCGCCTATCCCGACACGCTGGTCGGCACCGACAGCCACACCACCATGGTCAACGGCCTCGCCGTGCTCGGCTGGGGCGTCGGCGGCATCGAGGCGGAAGCCGCCATGCTCGGCCAGCCGCAGTCCATGCTGCTGCCCGAGGTGATCGGCTTCAAGCTGACCGGCAAGCTGAAGGAAGGCGTGACCGCGACCGACCTGGTGCTGACCGTCACCCAGATGCTGCGCAAGAAGGGCGTGGTCGGCAAGTTCGTCGAGTTCTTCGGCAACGGCCTCAACAACATGACGCTGGCCGACCGCGCCACCATCGCCAACATGGCGCCGGAATACGGCGCGACCTGCGGCTTCTTCCCGATCGACGAGGAGACGCTGAACTATCTGACCACGTCGGGTCGCAAGAGCCAGCGCATCGCCCTCGTCGAGAAATATGCCAAGGCCCAGGGCCTGTTCCGCACCAGGACGACGCCCGATCCCGTGTTCACCGACACGCTCGAGCTCGATCTCGGCACGGTTGTGCCGTCCATGGCCGGTCCGAAGCGTCCCGAGGGTCGCGTCGCGCTGGAGGCCGTCGGCGCCGGCTTCGCCGCTGCGATGGAGACCGACTACAAGAAGGCGGCCGAGATCTCGCGCCGCGTGAAGGTGGAGGGCCGCGACTTCACGCTCGGCCACGGCGACGTCGCGATTGCAGCCATCACCTCCTGCACCAATACGTCGAACCCGGCCGTGCTGTTCGCCGCCGGCCTGCTGGCCCGCAACGCGGTCGCCCGGGGCCTGAAGACCAAGCCGTGGGTGAAGACCTCGCTCGCGCCCGGCTCGCAGGTCGTGGCCGACTATCTCGCCAATTCGGGCCTGCAGAAGGACCTCGACAAGCTCGGCTTCAACCTGGTCGGCTTCGGCTGCACCACCTGCATCGGCAATTCCGGTCCGCTGCCGGCGGAGATCTCCAAGGCGATCAACGATCAGGGCCTGATCGCCGCGGCGGTGCTCTCGGGCAACCGCAACTTCGAGGGCCGCGTGTCGCCCGACGTGCAGGCGAACTATCTCGCCTCGCCGCCGCTGGTGGTCGCCTACGCGCTGGCCGGCTCGGTCCAGCTCGACCTCACCAAGGACCCGCTCGGCACCGACAAGAAGGGCCAGCCGGTCTACCTGAAGGACATCTGGCCGTCGTCGAAGGAAATCCAGGCCTTCATCGCCAAGAACGTCACCAAGAAGCTGTTCAAGGAAAAATACGCCGACGTGTTCAAGGGCGATGCCAACTGGGCCAAGGTCAAGGCGCCTGTTGGACAGACCTACAGCTGGGACGACAAGTCGACCTATGTGCAGAACCCGCCCTATTTCGTCGGCATGGGCATGAAGCCGGCGGCGATCAGCGACATCAAGGGCGCGCGCATCCTGGGCCTGTTCGGCGACAAGATCACCACCGACCACATCTCGCCGGCCGGTTCGATCAAGGCGGCGAGCCCGGCAGGCAAGTATCTCATCGACCACAAGGTCGAGGTCGCCGACTTCAACCAGTACGGCACCCGGCGCGGCAACCACGAAGTGATGATGCGCGGCACCTTCGCCAATATCCGCATCCGCAACTTCATGATGGGGCCGAACGGCCGCGAAGGCGGCTACACGATCCACTATCCCTCCAAGGAGGAGATGCCGATCTACGACGCGGCGATGAAGTATCGCCAGGAGAAGGTGCCGCTCGTCGTCTTCGCCGGCGTCGAATACGGCAACGGCTCCTCGCGCGACTGGGCGGCCAAGGGCACGAACCTGCTCGGCGTGCGCGCGGTCATCGCCCAGTCCTTCGAGCGCATCCACCGCTCGAACCTCGTCGGCATGGGCATCGTGCCGTTCACGCTGGAGGAGGGCACGACCTGGGCTTCGCTCGGCCTGAAGGGTGACGAGACCGTCACCATCCACGGCCTCGAAACGGTGAAGCCGCGCCAGAAGATGGAGGCCGAGGTCACCTTCTCCGACGGCAAGGTGAAGAAGGTGCCGATCCTCTGCCGCATCGATACGCTGGACGAGATCGACTACTTCAAGAACGGCGGCATCCTGCAATATGTGCTGCGCGACCTCGCGGCCTAA
- the ccmA gene encoding Cytochrome c biogenesis ATP-binding export protein CcmA, with product MRLHAEALACQRGGRTVFRDLSFQAEAGEALQVVGRNGAGKSSLLRMIAGLVPVAAGEIRLDGGDPEASIGEQAHYCGHQDAFKPALTVKENLAFWTAFLGGPAAGDGLLAALARLGLDHLADLPAGYLSAGQRRRLALARLVSIARPLWLLDEPTAALDQASQQVLATLMAAHLASGGLILAATHGPLGIAARELVVGPAP from the coding sequence ATGCGCCTTCATGCCGAAGCCCTCGCCTGTCAGCGCGGCGGCCGGACCGTGTTCCGGGATTTGAGCTTTCAGGCCGAGGCCGGAGAAGCCCTGCAGGTGGTCGGCCGCAACGGCGCCGGCAAATCGAGCCTGCTGCGCATGATTGCCGGCCTCGTGCCGGTGGCGGCGGGAGAGATCCGGCTCGACGGCGGCGATCCCGAAGCCTCGATCGGCGAGCAGGCTCATTATTGCGGCCACCAGGACGCCTTCAAGCCGGCTCTGACGGTGAAGGAGAACCTCGCCTTCTGGACCGCCTTCCTCGGCGGGCCGGCGGCCGGCGACGGTCTCCTCGCCGCCCTCGCCCGGCTCGGCCTCGACCATCTCGCCGACCTGCCTGCCGGCTATCTCTCCGCCGGCCAGCGCCGGCGCCTGGCGCTCGCGCGGCTCGTCAGCATCGCCCGCCCGCTCTGGCTCCTGGACGAGCCGACCGCCGCGCTCGACCAGGCGAGCCAGCAGGTGCTCGCCACCCTCATGGCGGCGCATCTGGCCAGCGGCGGGCTGATCCTCGCCGCCACGCACGGCCCGCTCGGCATCGCCGCGCGCGAGCTCGTCGTCGGGCCCGCGCCATGA